A region from the Haloarcula limicola genome encodes:
- a CDS encoding zinc-binding dehydrogenase: MQAVQFDAHGDRDVLEYGEFPDPECGRGDVLVDVKAASLNHLDIHTRRGLPGVDLDMPHIPGSDAAGVVAEVGEDVTRFGPGDRVALLAGKSGGDDEFSRKGDQTLAPDFHIIGEHVRGVHSEFAAVPEANLAPVPEGVDWETAAAAPLVFQTAWRMLRDRGELQVGESVLVLGASGGVGHAAVQVAAEAGAEVFATASTDEKLAYAEELGADHTINYEEDDFASEVRSLTGGRGVDMVVDHIGAQTWQDSLKSLVKGGRVVTCGATTGGRPETDLNRIFWNQLHVIGSTMATPGQAEEALELVWDGTFEPRVRETLPMSEIAEAHRLIEEREGFGKVVVVPDSEL; this comes from the coding sequence ATGCAAGCAGTCCAGTTCGACGCTCACGGCGACAGAGACGTGCTCGAATACGGCGAGTTTCCGGACCCGGAGTGCGGCCGAGGGGACGTACTGGTCGACGTCAAAGCGGCCTCGCTGAACCACCTCGACATCCACACCCGGCGCGGCCTGCCGGGCGTCGACCTCGACATGCCACACATCCCGGGGAGCGACGCCGCCGGAGTGGTCGCGGAGGTGGGCGAGGACGTCACGCGGTTCGGACCCGGCGATCGAGTGGCGCTCTTGGCCGGCAAGAGCGGCGGCGACGACGAGTTCAGCCGGAAGGGTGACCAGACGCTGGCCCCGGACTTCCACATCATCGGCGAACACGTCCGTGGCGTCCACAGCGAGTTCGCCGCGGTCCCCGAGGCGAACCTCGCGCCCGTCCCCGAGGGCGTGGACTGGGAGACGGCCGCGGCCGCGCCGCTCGTCTTCCAGACCGCCTGGCGGATGCTCCGCGACCGCGGCGAGTTGCAGGTCGGCGAGTCCGTCCTCGTCCTCGGGGCGTCGGGCGGGGTCGGACACGCGGCGGTGCAGGTGGCCGCCGAGGCCGGCGCGGAGGTGTTCGCGACCGCGAGCACCGACGAGAAGCTCGCCTACGCCGAGGAACTCGGGGCCGACCACACGATAAACTACGAGGAGGACGACTTCGCGAGCGAGGTCCGGTCGCTGACCGGCGGCCGCGGCGTCGACATGGTCGTCGACCACATCGGCGCGCAGACGTGGCAGGACTCGCTGAAGAGCCTCGTGAAGGGCGGCCGGGTCGTCACCTGCGGGGCGACGACCGGGGGCAGGCCGGAGACGGACCTCAACCGCATCTTCTGGAACCAACTGCACGTCATCGGGTCGACGATGGCGACCCCCGGACAAGCGGAGGAAGCGCTCGAACTGGTGTGGGACGGCACCTTCGAACCGCGCGTCCGCGAGACGCTGCCGATGAGCGAGATCGCCGAGGCGCATCGCCTCATCGAGGAGCGCGAGGGCTTCGGAAAAGTCGTCGTCGTCCCGGACAGCGAGCTGTAG
- the ppsA gene encoding phosphoenolpyruvate synthase, with translation MPTLWLDEIGADDLSRVGGKAASLGELTAAGLPVPSAFVVTADTYRSFIEETEIDEELFEVVDVDSDDSAALAEAAERAQELILETEAPPSVKEDLLAAYDEMGDADVAVRSSATAEDLPDASFAGQQDTYLNVSRADLLRRVKECWASLFTQRAIYYRNEQGFDDAAVDIAVVVQQMVDAEKSGVMFTSHPSTGAPTAILEAAWGLGEAVVSGAVSPDNYVVDRESEEIEEVTVADKKVMCVRGEDGETVERSVPEEKRNERVLSPEEIHRLIDVGELVEDHYDTPQDVEWAIFEDEVYLLQSRPITTIDEAVEGEEADAATASADEGGEASGVADGGAMQSQTDDVRLTGIGSSPGKVTGEVRIVSKLDNLDKVEEGDIIVTEMTTPDMVPAMKRAAGIVTDQGGMTSHAAIVSRELGVPAVVGADDASDRLRDGQIVTIDGDMGTVEQGTEIAETEESTETDANAGAEQPAAAEPSQQHSPVKPMTGTEVKVNVSIPEAAERAAATGADGVGLLRIEHMILSTNKTPARYVEDHGERAYVDEIVEGVRSVAEAFYPRPVRVRTLDAPSDEFRQLQGGEDEPSEHNPMLGYRGIRRSLDRPGEFKLELRAFERLYELGYDNVELMLPLVTDAEDVLRAKALMQEVGIDPEKRDWGVMVETPASALCIEELCEAGLDFVSFGTNDLTQYTLAVDRNNGNVAGRFDELHPAVLDLMGKVIGTCREYDVATSICGQAASKPEMVQFLVDEGVTSISANIDAVRDVQHEVKRVEQRLLLESVR, from the coding sequence ATGCCAACACTGTGGCTCGACGAGATCGGTGCCGACGACCTATCGCGGGTCGGCGGCAAGGCAGCGTCTCTCGGCGAACTGACCGCGGCGGGCCTCCCGGTCCCCTCGGCGTTCGTCGTCACCGCCGACACGTATCGGTCGTTCATCGAGGAGACCGAGATCGACGAGGAACTGTTCGAGGTCGTCGACGTCGACAGCGACGACTCGGCGGCGCTCGCGGAGGCCGCCGAGCGCGCGCAGGAACTCATTCTGGAGACCGAGGCCCCGCCCTCGGTCAAGGAGGACCTGCTCGCGGCCTACGACGAGATGGGCGACGCCGACGTGGCGGTCCGCTCATCGGCGACGGCCGAGGACCTCCCGGACGCCTCCTTCGCCGGCCAGCAGGACACCTACCTCAACGTCTCGCGGGCCGACCTCCTCCGGCGAGTCAAGGAGTGCTGGGCGTCGCTGTTCACCCAGCGGGCCATCTACTACCGCAACGAGCAGGGGTTCGACGACGCCGCCGTCGACATCGCCGTCGTCGTCCAGCAGATGGTCGACGCCGAGAAGTCCGGCGTCATGTTCACGAGCCACCCCTCGACCGGCGCGCCGACGGCCATCCTCGAAGCCGCGTGGGGGCTGGGCGAGGCCGTCGTCTCCGGGGCCGTCTCGCCGGACAACTACGTCGTCGACCGCGAGAGCGAGGAGATCGAGGAGGTCACCGTCGCCGACAAGAAGGTGATGTGCGTCCGCGGCGAGGACGGCGAGACCGTCGAGCGCTCGGTGCCCGAAGAGAAGCGCAACGAGCGCGTGCTCTCGCCCGAGGAGATCCACCGCCTCATCGACGTCGGGGAACTCGTCGAGGACCACTACGACACCCCGCAGGACGTGGAGTGGGCCATCTTCGAGGACGAGGTGTACCTCCTGCAGTCCCGCCCCATCACGACCATCGACGAGGCCGTCGAGGGCGAGGAAGCGGACGCCGCCACGGCCAGCGCCGACGAGGGCGGTGAGGCCTCGGGCGTCGCCGACGGCGGGGCGATGCAGAGTCAGACCGACGACGTGCGCCTCACCGGCATCGGGTCCAGTCCCGGGAAGGTCACCGGCGAGGTCCGCATCGTCTCGAAGCTCGACAACCTCGACAAGGTCGAGGAGGGCGACATCATCGTCACCGAGATGACGACGCCCGACATGGTGCCGGCGATGAAGCGCGCGGCCGGCATCGTCACCGACCAGGGCGGGATGACCAGCCACGCGGCGATCGTCTCGCGCGAACTCGGCGTCCCGGCGGTCGTGGGAGCGGACGACGCGAGCGACCGGCTCCGCGACGGCCAGATCGTCACCATCGACGGCGACATGGGGACCGTCGAGCAGGGGACCGAGATCGCCGAGACGGAGGAGTCGACGGAAACAGACGCGAACGCGGGTGCGGAACAGCCGGCGGCCGCGGAGCCCTCCCAGCAGCACTCGCCGGTCAAGCCCATGACCGGCACCGAGGTGAAGGTCAACGTCTCCATCCCGGAGGCCGCCGAACGCGCCGCGGCGACGGGCGCGGACGGCGTCGGCCTGCTCCGCATCGAGCACATGATCCTCTCGACGAACAAGACGCCGGCCCGCTACGTCGAGGACCACGGCGAGCGCGCCTACGTCGACGAGATCGTCGAGGGCGTCCGCAGCGTCGCCGAGGCGTTCTACCCCCGGCCGGTACGGGTACGCACGCTCGACGCCCCCTCCGACGAGTTCCGGCAGCTACAGGGCGGTGAGGACGAACCCAGCGAGCACAACCCGATGCTCGGCTACCGCGGCATCCGGCGGTCGCTCGACCGCCCCGGCGAGTTCAAACTCGAACTCCGGGCGTTCGAGCGCCTCTACGAGCTCGGCTACGACAACGTCGAGCTGATGCTGCCGCTGGTGACCGACGCCGAGGACGTCCTGCGCGCGAAGGCGCTGATGCAGGAGGTCGGCATCGACCCCGAGAAGCGCGACTGGGGCGTCATGGTCGAGACGCCCGCGAGCGCGCTCTGCATCGAGGAGCTCTGTGAAGCGGGGCTCGACTTCGTCTCCTTCGGGACGAACGACCTCACGCAGTACACGCTCGCCGTCGACCGCAACAACGGTAACGTCGCCGGTCGATTCGACGAACTCCACCCCGCGGTGTTGGACCTGATGGGGAAGGTCATCGGCACCTGCCGCGAGTACGACGTGGCGACGAGCATCTGCGGACAGGCGGCCTCGAAGCCCGAGATGGTCCAGTTCCTCGTCGACGAGGGCGTCACCTCCATCTCGGCGAACATCGACGCCGTGCGTGACGTGCAACACGAGGTCAAGCGCGTCGAACAGCGCCTCCTGCTGGAATCGGTGCGCTGA